Proteins from a genomic interval of Zingiber officinale cultivar Zhangliang chromosome 2A, Zo_v1.1, whole genome shotgun sequence:
- the LOC122042536 gene encoding FAM10 family protein At4g22670-like, which yields MEAAKVKELRLFVAQCKKDPAILADPSLSFFRDYLESLGAELPAAAYGLGASSAARAPVVDEIDTDIDEDDVDAKGAPPVDHESDDEIIESDVELEGEIVEADNDPPQKMGDPSLEVTDENRDASQEAKAKAMEAISEGRLDEAIEHLTEAILLNPTSAIMYATRASVFIKMKKPNAAIRDATAALEINPDSAKGYKTRGIALAMLGKWEEAAKDLHVASKLDYDEEINSVLKKVEPNAHKIEEHHRKYERLRKEREEKKLERERQRRRTEAKAAYEKANKKEESSRTAGGTPGGFPGGMPGGMPGGFPGAMPGSVPGNIDMSKILNDPELMAAFSDPEVMAALQEVMSNPASFAKHQANPKVAPIIAKMMGKFAGPK from the exons ATGGAGGCGGCCAAGGTGAAGGAGCTACGCCTCTTCGTGGCGCAATGCAAGAAGGATCCAGCCATCCTTGCCGAcccttccctttccttcttccgcGACTACCTTGAGAG TTTGGGCGCGGAGCTTCCGGCTGCAGCTTACGGTCTTGGGGCGTCTTCTGCTGCG AGAGCTCCAGTGGTGGATGAAATAGACACAGATATTGATGAGGATGATGTTGATGCAAAAGGTGCCCCTCCAGTAGATCATGAATCTGATGATGAAATTATCGAATCAGATGTCGAGTTAGAGGGAGAAATTGTTGAAGCTGATAATGATCCTCCTCAAAAA ATGGGAGATCCATCTCTTGAAGTGACTGATGAAAACCGTGATGCCTCTCAAGAGGCTAAGGCAAAGGCCATGGAGGCAATTTCAGAAG GGAGACTCGACGAGGCTATTGAGCATCTCACAGAGGCAATATTGCTGAACCCAACATCAGCAATTATGTACGCTACTAGAG CATCGGTCTTTATCAAGATGAAGAAACCTAATGCTGCAATTCGAGATGCAACTGCTGCTCTAGAG ATTAATCCTGATTCTGCAAAAGGCTATAAAACAAGAGGAATTGCTCTTGCTATGCTTGGGAAATGGGAAGAAGCTGCTAAGGATCTCCATGTTGCATCCAAGTTGGATTATGATGAGGAGATAAATTCTGTGCTGAAAAAG GTTGAACCCAATGCACACAAGATTGAAGAGCACCATAGGAAGTATGAACGACTGCGAAAGGAACGAGAAGAGAAGAAACTTGAGCGTGAGAGGCAGCGTCGACGCACTGAGGCTAAG GCTGCTTATGAAAAGGCAAATAAGAAAGAAGAATCAAGTAGGACAGCAGGAGGCACACCCGGAGGATTCCCTGGAGGTATGCCTGGGGGAATGCCAGGAGGCTTCCCTGGTGCTATGCCTGGGTCTGTGCCTGGAAATATTGATATGAGCAAGATTTTAAAT GATCCTGAGCTTATGGCAGCATTTAGTGACCCTGAGGTTATGGCTGCACTTCAAGAAG TGATGAGTAACCCGGCAAGCTTTGCTAAGCATCAAGCAAACCCCAAAGTGGCTCCCATCATTGCGAAGATGATGGGTAAATTTGCTGGACCTAAATAG
- the LOC122042534 gene encoding pentatricopeptide repeat-containing protein At3g09040, mitochondrial-like — protein MLRWKRSWSSHLNPSCISSSSHSFDPIQTPVQLHSIPFDSRSYAHLLTSLSAQAVSVNARHLFDDESPLRNAFTNTCKAIHARIIKHGIRLYAAVGNALIDLYSKCGHLCYSTRVFDRLEEREPAAWNSLLSAHSRRGCPEEVLCSFRSMRSAGGLPDQFGFAIALSACARLKDLGFGTQVHGVILKTGFESNSFCEGSLVDMYSKCDRVDDARKVFERIASVDTVSWTNMIAGYSRVGMFNEAVALFSDMIEKGGMPDRVAYVTVMTALLSLGRLNDAESIFWQMPSPNAVAWNVMISGHSRNEHFAEALSFFEEMRSRDIKPTRSTLGSVLSAAANLMALTDGQQVHSEAIRLGLDANVFVGSSLVNLYAKCSRIEDARTVFDFLEERNTVMWNAMLSGYVQSGDVQEVMPLFFQMRRLDFEPDEFTFVSVFGACACMENLSLGRQLHSFTVKTNSVASLFVGNAILDMYAKCGEINDAMRQFHHLPYRDIVSWNATIVGLANSGKADDALDMFQRMTMNEVEPDEISFSSVFSVCSNLHDFEKGRKIHCLAIKSGFGSNLYVASSLVDFYAKLSEIDAAKRVYAQMDERSIVTTNALIAGLVQNHMEEEALEMFKHMQVENLKPSEFTFASILPSFACPSRSIMGKQVHCHLFKSGLLYDSSFLGISLLDMYLNSREVEDGKKLFWEMPEEKSMVLWTAIISGHAQIGYSGDALLFFGSMHSYNVKSDEFTLTSVLRSCADLSDLFYGRLVHSQIIRTGFGSYKHTSNGLIDMYSKCGDVEASFLVFQELENKEDIVSWNSMIASFAKNGHAEVALELFQQMEQLQIPPDDITFLGVLTACSHAGLVTEGHRYFHMMSTYYGITPRVDHYACMIDILGRSGYLKEAEELINRLPFDPDGVIWATLLAACRKYGDEVSGKRAADKLIELEPVNSSPYILLSNIYSASGDWSGSKMVKKEMRERRVKKSPGISWVNVGKETVSFVAGDKMHPDAIRIYDTLTDLTTEMKEDYIDLLEVFG, from the coding sequence ATGCTTCGTTGGAAGCGCTCATGGAGTTCTCACCTCAATCCCTCCTGCATTTCCTCCTCCTCCCATAGTTTTGATCCCATCCAAACCCCCGTTCAGCTCCACTCGATTCCTTTCGATTCTCGATCCTACGCCCATCTTCTCACGTCTCTCTCCGCACAAGCAGTCTCAGTTAACGCCCGCCACCTGTTCGACGACGAATCGCCTCTAAGGAACGCCTTCACCAACACCTGCAAGGCCATCCATGCCCGCATCATCAAACATGGGATCCGCCTCTACGCTGCCGTCGGGAACGCTCTCATCGACCTCTACTCCAAGTGCGGTCACCTCTGCTACTCCACGAGGGTCTTCGACCGCCTCGAGGAGCGAGAACCGGCCGCGTGGAACTCCCTCCTCTCTGCCCACTCGCGTAGAGGCTGTCCGGAAGAGGTTCTGTGTTCTTTCCGGTCGATGCGGTCCGCTGGTGGGCTGCCGGATCAGTTCGGATTCGCTATCGCTCTCTCCGCCTGCGCCCGCTTGAAGGATCTTGGTTTCGGCACGCAGGTGCATGGGGTCATCTTGAAGACTGGGTTTGAGTCCAACTCTTTCTGCGAGGGATCGTTGGTGGATATGTACTCGAAATGCGACCGTGTTGATGATGCCCGCAAAGTGTTTGAGAGAATTGCCAGTGTGGATACTGTTTCCTGGACGAATATGATTGCCGGCTATTCTCGTGTTGGCATGTTCAATGAAGCAGTTGCGTTGTTCTCAGATATGATAGAGAAAGGTGGAATGCCCGACCGTGTTGCATACGTCACTGTTATGACTGCACTTTTGAGTCTGGGAAGGCTTAACGATGCAGAATCTATATTTTGGCAAATGCCTTCTCCAAATGCTGTAGCATGGAATGTGATGATCTCAGGTCATAGTCGAAATGAACATTTTGCTGAAGCTCTTAGTTTCTTTGAAGAAATGAGAAGTAGGGATATAAAGCCTACTCGATCGACACTAGGAAGTGTGTTGAGCGCTGCTGCCAACCTAATGGCGCTGACGGATGGTCAGCAAGTACATTCTGAGGCGATTAGGCTTGGTTTGGACGCAAATGTATTTGTTGGAAGTTCTTTGGTCAACCTATATGCTAAATGTTCTCGAATAGAAGATGCAAGGACAGTGTTTGATTTTTTGGAAGAAAGGAATACAGTCATGTGGAATGCAATGCTAAGTGGATATGTTCAGAGTGGTGATGTACAAGAAGTCATGCCGTTGTTCTTTCAGATGAGAAGACTTGATTTTGAACCTGACGAGTTCACTTTTGTCAGTGTTTTCGGTGCTTGTGCTTGCATGGAAAATCTTAGCCTAGGTAGGCAGTTACATTCTTTCACAGTCAAAACTAATTCTGTAGCAAGTTTGTTTGTGGGCAATGCAATCTTAGATATGTATGCTAAATGTGGAGAAATCAATGATGCAATGAGGCAATTCCATCATTTACCTTACAGAGATATTGTTTCATGGAATGCAACCATAGTTGGACTTGCCAATAGTGGGAAAGCGGACGATGCGTTGGATATGTTCCAAAGGATGACAATGAATGAGGTTGAACCCGATGAGATATCCTTTTCCAGTGTTTTTAGTGTTTGCTCCAATCTACATGATTTTGAGAAAGGAAGGAAAATTCATTGCCTAGCTATCAAATCCGGTTTCGGTTCAAATCTCTATGTGGCAAGCTCACTTGTAGACTTCTATGCAAAACTCAGTGAAATTGATGCCGCCAAGAGAGTGTATGCTCAGATGGATGAAAGGAGCATTGTCACAACAAATGCTCTGATTGCTGGTCTTGTCCAAAATCATATGGAGGAGGAAGCATTAGAAATGTTTAAGCATATGCAGGTTGAAAACTTGAAGCCATCCGAGTTCACCTTTGCAAGCATTCTTCCTTCTTTTGCTTGTCCTTCAAGATCAATCATGGGTAAACAAGTGCATTGCCACTTGTTCAAATCTGGCCTCTTATATGATAGTTCGTTCCTGGGGATCTCACTTTTAGACATGTATTTGAACTCTAGGGAAGTTGAAGACGGCAAAAAGCTTTTCTGGGAGATGCCCGAGGAGAAGAGCATGGTTTTATGGACAGCAATCATTTCAGGGCATGCACAAATTGGTTACAGTGGTGATGCATTGCTTTTCTTCGGTAGTATGCATAGCTACAATGTTAAATCCGATGAGTTCACTTTAACTAGTGTTCTGAGATCTTGTGCTGACTTATCTGACTTATTTTATGGCCGACTAGTGCACAGCCAAATCATACGCACTGGTTTTGGTTCATACAAACACACAAGTAACGGTCTCATAGACATGTATTCCAAGTGTGGGGATGTGGAAGCTTCTTTTCTAGTGTTCCAAGAGTTGGAGAACAAAGAAGACATTGTCTCATGGAATTCTATGATTGCCAGTTTTGCAAAGAATGGGCACGCGGAAGTGGCTCTGGAGCTCTTCCAGCAAATGGAGCAATTGCAGATTCCACCTGATGACATTACCTTTCTTGGTGTCCTTACAGCTTGCAGTCATGCAGGCCTGGTCACTGAGGGCCACCGTTACTTTCATATGATGAGCACATACTATGGAATAACCCCAAGAGTAGATCACTACGCTTGCATGATAGATATCCTTGGTCGTAGTGGTTATCTAAAAGAGGCTGAGGAGCTTATTAATAGGTTGCCTTTTGACCCTGATGGTGTTATCTGGGCAACATTGCTTGCAGCTTGCAGAAAATATGGAGATGAAGTCAGTGGCAAAAGAGCAGCAGATAAACTCATCGAATTGGAACCAGTAAACTCTTCTCCCTATATCTTACTTTCAAATATATATTCTGCATCTGGTGATTGGAGTGGTTCTAAGATGGTAAAAaaagaaatgagagaaagaaGAGTGAAGAAATCTCCTGGGATCAGTTGGGTTAATGTGGGAAAAGAAACTGTCTCTTTTGTGGCAGGTGACAAAATGCACCCAGATGCTATCAGAATCTATGACACACTAACTGATCTGACAACAGAAATGAAAGAAGATTACATTGATTTActtgaagtttttggatga